The DNA window TCAGGGGATAAATTAGATGGCTAACTTATATCCAAATATTGTTTGATTTTCTTGCCATCTATATAGTGGTGATGACAGAAGTCCGACTGACAACTTTACCAGGACGAGGACTTGCTGATGATGAAGCGAGCTAAATGACAcgtttgtttagctagctagcccaaGATATACTCTTAAtgtcacatcaaaataatttcacaaatgcaaaatatatACTTACTGTACACTGTTTTAACAGTTGCACCTAACAATAATTTTCAGTGACAAAACGTTTCTGGTGGCATTCCTccgttacacacaggtgttcagaaCATGCTAGGTAGTACATGTGGTCCCTCCAACTTCCGTAAACATGCGCTGTAACATGACGATATGGCcatgtgggaacactaaccctataaaaaatgtatttttgatatatatacacattatttCTCGCTGATATGATAGATAGCTACATGCCAATCGGATTGGCTACCCTCACATATCTGAAATTACATGATAATTtatgtttactgatcatgaaacGAATGCAGTTACTTGCTGCATTACTCTGATGATAGTTACACGTGGAATAATCGGAAATGTGTAGTTCTGATTATGCTCTTCAAGAGGTGATATGAAAAACAAATAGTTATTTAACAATTCCTTGAAAACGGGACGTAGTTCTCAATGGTTTTAGCAGAGTTGGAAGTTTCCTTTCCCCCCAGCAGCCAAATCGAACGCGCTGCACCATATTGTGACGTTTTGTTAACGACCTATATGATCTATATTTCACATTACATTAATATTCAGAGCAGTCCATCCACTGACCTTGTTGTGGTTGGAGACCAGGCAATGCTCACAAACATTCACCCGATGTTCAAAGCAGAACAGGTTGGTCACCTTCCTCTTAGGACACTTGCACAGACCCATGGTCTGTCTGTAGTACTGTACACACAGATTCAGACAAGTGACCACCAAAACAAGCTTCAGCAACAACATCATAGTTATGGGTATTATCTAAGCAATGTTCTGATATCCCAGTCAAATCTACTCATGGATCAAATTAAGTTTGATGATTACATATGGGTGTGTAAGACACTGCTTTCGTGTATTGATAGATATTGTTAGTTCACTAGCATCAGATTTGTTTCGGGTGGCCTTAATTATAAGTTATCTCAACCGTACCTGTTACACAAGCTTTCTCCTCGATGCTTTTTCGTATGAAGGAAGGGTTGTAAAAATACTGATGTTCCGCTCTACCAACTTGGTCAGCTAAATCTAGAAAATGCGAATGTTTTCAGATGCTGACATTTTGCCACGTCTCTTCCGGTAGAGTCGCAGAATAATGATGTCACGTGAGCACGGCACAGCTGGTCCAAGATTAGTTTGTGCAGTTTTTAATTGAGGTTGTCAGGTTAAATTTGGTTTGGCGAGAGCAGATCAACGATCAGATTTTATCGTAATTTTAATTTTTAAATGAAGTGGGTGGAGAACAAACCCCTCTTCACATTGTTTAAGATAGAATTTAAGTATTATTTTGAAATGATCAATAAGTGTGAAAACAAAAAAGCAATAACGTTACGTACCATAAAACGTTTTGACAAATTGAAAATGTATCTCGATATGTAATACTCCTGTCTGTTAGGTGATGTACTCtttgtttgtatatttctatttttgtatttgttttgttcataataataatattggcgcgttctagcacGTAGCTGCATATTTTCGCCTACTCTATGACGTGCACGTGTGTATTAACTCATTTCGCccttgcactcctaaacaacgCAATTTTTTGGgctctacaaaacttagtccactctgttcgtaaCAGATTTTAGTTTTGGGAAAATACAATTATTGTTTTGAGAATAGAAAACGGTATTATTAGCATCATTAGAAAACTTGCATAATATCGGCCAAATCCATCTCGCTCCATCTTTTCCCACTGGGCTTCTTGTCATCACCATATTCGGTAGTGAGTAGAAACGCCCACCGGATGCTTCAAAcgtatacatccggtgaaatctCTGGCAAATGTTTCTATCTGTGTTTATCGTAGGTTTTCTTCATTAAATTTGTATTTGGCGGATTGCAACAAAATGAAAGGTGTATACTGGAGTGTTAATCTATTTATTTGATCTAGCCCTGTGTTTCCGCCTACTATTCTGGAGTTTATCATAGTTTAGCTGGAATCGCACATTTATCGTTAATGTAGTAGTACTGTGCAGTACTGAAGTAAATGGTTGTAGAGAAAGACGTATACAACGGACAGGAAGTGGCAATCTAAGCACTTCGGTACTTCCAGGCGGGCAATTTTGAAACGAGTAGGACTTCAGCTAGGGAGATCAAGCAAAGtgaactactacagtagttatctagctagcaaGTTATCTACTCGCAATATTGCATTACATCGGTTTTGGATTAGTTATTAGGGGCCTAGTTagctttttatatttattttttaactataCAATTGTCTTTTCTCATTTCGTAAGCTAGCTTGTTAGATACTGATTTTATATTGGTAAATCAAGCTGGATAGGCGGCAAGGATGACCAACGAGACACCACAACCCGTTTTGGCTGGtcagtatttttgttattttgttctttATTTCACACCCGCTATATCCGAAAATGTGCCTcgggattcttcaaagtatccaccctttgccttgatgacagctttgcacactcttggcatcctttcaaccagcttcatgaggtagtcacctggaatgcatttaaattaacaggtgtgccttcttaaaagtgaatttgtggaatttatttccttaattcGTATGatttaatcagttgtgttgtgacaagataggggtggtatacagaagatagccctatttgtatagattgtttacctttatttaactaggcaagtcagttaaagaacacattcttattttcaatgacggcttaggaacagtgggttaactgccttgttcaggggcagaacgacagatttttaccttgtcagctcggggattcaatcttgcaacctttcggttactagtccaacgctctaaccaataggctactgttcaaataagcaaagagaatcgacagtccatcattacgttaagacatgaaggccagtcaatgtggaaaatgtcaagaactttaaaggtttcttcaagtgcagtcgcagaaaccatcaagtgctatgatgaaactggctctcatcaggacctccactggaaaggaagacccagagttacctctgctgcagaggataagttcattagagttattaCAGCCCAAATagatgcttcagagttcaagtaacagacacacctcaacatcaactgtaaaGCAGaggctgcgtgaatcaggccttcatggttgaagagacttgcttgggccaagaaacacgagcaatggacattagaccggtggaaatctgtcctttggtctgttgagtccaaatttgagatttttggttccgacTGCCGTGTCTTTggaagacgcagagtaggtgaatggatgatcttcgtatgtgtggttcccaccgtgaagcatggaggaggtggtgtgggggtgctttgctggtgacactgtctgtgattttatttagaattcaagccacacttaaccaacatggttaccacagcattcagcagcgatacgccatcccatctggtttgggcttagtgggactgtcatttgtttttcaacaggacaatgacccaaaacacacctccaggctgtgtaagggctatttgacctagaagtagagtgatggagtgctgcatcagatgacctcaacccaattgagatggtttgggatgagttggaccgcagagtgaaggaaaagcagccaacaagtgctcagcatatgtgggaactccttcaagactgttggaaaagcattccaggtgaagctggttgagagaatgccaaatgtGCAAatggtggttactttgaagaatctcaaatatatttagatgttttttttaacacttgtttggttactacatgattccatgtgtgttatttaatagttttgatgtcttcactattatgctaaaatgtaaaaataaagaaaaacccttgaattagtaggtgtgtccaaacttatatACTGTCCTTTTTTgccatgaatgtgttattcaatgcgtttctatgggctttagTAGTAAGGCCAAagtcaatattttatcaaatcattttttGTTACCTTAACACCTTCGACTCTAAATAAGTAATTTAGAGAAGTTCTTCTTAAGTGCTTGCCCGTAGCTAGCAAATGTGTGGTTCACTGAATCAAACTTACATTTTGATTTAAATGATGGTGAGATGAGTGTCAAATGTTATCTATTTTGTAGACTTAGTTAGAAAGCTAGCTATATGCCCCAATCTCAAATCAATGCAAGATCATCTATCTATTTCCATCATTTTGATGTCTATCTTGAGAAGGGTACAACTGCAGCCTGCAATTCAGGGCGTCCCTGCATCTGGGCATTACTGCATCTGCAGGAACCTGGGACTGAACAGCCCTCTGCAACGgtcctcccccaggtggtaagggtaggcaggGGGAACGCCCTGAATTGCAGGCTACAGTTACAAACTGTTGCATATCTTCCCCATGTCTTTACATATTAAAGCATACAGCTGGATCTTCACAACAGATGGCTTTGGACATGGACTCATCTTGACAGTAGACTAAAAACAACTGTCACTTCAACTTTAGCAGTCAAGGGTCTTTACCAGTCAAGTCATGTTGCTACTGGCTACAAAGATCACACACCATTGTAAGCTGCCGGTTAGGTAAAATTGCTTATGGTTGGGCCATTCTTTGTCTTATCATACCAGATTCTACCTGCCAACCACGAAGGAGGTCAATGCGGTTGACCTCTCCAAAGGATAATATCCCCAACTCTGTGAGTAGTACCTTTGTCAGCAGCTAGAACTTAACACCACCAGTCTTTCAGAACTAGTAACATTTCAATTTACCTATTGACATAGTCAAACTGCATCCTGCAAACATCTTCAGTCATTTCAGTATTTTGTCGAATTATGTTACTGTAATCCACAGGCTCCTACAGATGCCGTAAAACGCCGCATCACTGTGAGGAAGATTGCACCCAGGAAAACACAAGTCAATGTGAGTTGAAAGAACACAGCAAATCATTTTCCATAATAAGCTGCATAGTTTTTAAATGTTTGGTCCTTCTGCTATTTCATATTAGCCCAGTCATATGTGCACAACTGATTTTGTTTCAGGTCCCCTCTGAGGACCACACAGAAAATGAACAAAGATTGATTGAAGGCAGTCCTAAGAAGTCCCAAATCTATACCCCAGGACCTGCCCAGGTCCCTACACCCAAAGCCACCATGCTCTCCCCGATCTTGGCCCCCTCACCACCCTGTCCACAGGCTGCAGCAAACCCAGAAGACTCAGCATGGTCACAAAAGGTGCGGAGGTCCTATACCCGCCTAAGCCTAGGGGACCCTTCATTTGAAAGTCACCAGGCCATGTACTCCCCATCTCCTCAGCGTCGGGAGACCCTGTTTGGATTTGAGAAGCTTCAGACACCTCAGGTTCTCCGTAAGGTTGAGCAGTTCAGGGTGGGCCCTGAAGCCTCCAGGTCTCTCTGTGGAGTCAGCTCCTTCACCCTGCTGGAAGGGGACAACAGTGCTGCTCCCGACCCAGAGCCAGATTTCAATATCCCTGGTGTCACtgtggtaaaggagaagaggaggaggaagaaggttCCTCAAATAAAAGTAAGTGAGGACATATGTCACTGTTGACAACATTGATGGACAACTAaactatagtagactacagtgtaCTTTACCACTTAACAAGATGTGAAAACCAGCGCTTACCACTATTTTCAAGATGGAGATGTGGAAGAAGTTCTAGCATTTGTACCTTTGTTGATCTACTTTTCAATTTCCTTCCTAACCAGCTGGCAGAGCTGGATGACCTTGCGGCAAAGATGAATGCGGAGTTTGAAGAGGCAGAAGGATTTGAATTGTTGGTGGAATAAACTCATGGGTCATCTACAAAGACTTTGACATGTGACTTGAAAGACTGGTCGCCAATACTGGAGAA is part of the Oncorhynchus clarkii lewisi isolate Uvic-CL-2024 chromosome 10, UVic_Ocla_1.0, whole genome shotgun sequence genome and encodes:
- the LOC139419578 gene encoding sororin-like, producing the protein MTNETPQPVLADSTCQPRRRSMRLTSPKDNIPNSAPTDAVKRRITVRKIAPRKTQVNVPSEDHTENEQRLIEGSPKKSQIYTPGPAQVPTPKATMLSPILAPSPPCPQAAANPEDSAWSQKVRRSYTRLSLGDPSFESHQAMYSPSPQRRETLFGFEKLQTPQVLRKVEQFRVGPEASRSLCGVSSFTLLEGDNSAAPDPEPDFNIPGVTVVKEKRRRKKVPQIKLAELDDLAAKMNAEFEEAEGFELLVE